The sequence CTGAGCTCTGTGGGCTTCCTCCAACCCCTGGCACTCAGTGGGCCCATGAGTGCCCTCCTGCTCTGCCTCACCTCCCTCCGGAAACAGATGAGAGTTGAGGGCTGCCCCTGACCTGGGCAGTTCCTCACCTCTCCTCTGTCCTGCCTACTGACCCCCACTGCACCATTACCCTACCAGGTGGGGCCCAGACTACAGAGCAAATCATGGGGGAATGTGTGGATTTCAGGGATGAAGGAGGTGGGGAAGCAGACTGGGATGTGGCCAAGCAGAAACACTTTACTTTTTCCCaagataaatgtatttattcacttGTTACTTATGCAATTCAAAGAAAGATGATAACAAGGCCAGgagtggaggctcacacctggaatcccaaaactctgggacgccgaggcaggtggatcacctgaggtcagaagttcgagaccagcctggccaacatggtgaaatcctgtctctactaaaaacacaaaaattggccaggcacagtggcacacagctgtaatcccagctactcaggaggctgagattacagtgagccgcgattatgccactgcactccagcctaggtgatagagcgagactccgtctcaaaaaaacaagcaacaaacaTAAAGAATTAAAATAGGGACTCTCCAGGGCAAGGGCCCAGGGATCCGGAGGACTAAGAAACTTCCTGGCATGAGTGGTGTGGACGGCCAGAAGCTCCTAGTGGCTGTGCTGCTCCCACACCATGGCAAGAGACTAGGCAAGCCCTGGGCCAGGCCCTCTCCCCTGCCTCGGTGCTCCACATTGCCGGTCCACTGCTGTGCATGGCTGAATGACTGGCCCCTGTCTCTGACCCACCCAGGCCCCACAGGACCCATCACCTGCCCTGCTGCCCAAGGGCCCCATGACCACGTCCACTTCTCAGCCCACGAGTCCTCTGAGAGGATGTGGCCTTTTTCAAACCCCACTCAGATCCCGGGGAGGCCTCAGTCTCAGGCGGGTGTGAGCAGGACTGAGAAGGCACAAGAGGCCTCTGCAGCGCCCCGACAGCCTCTGCTGCCACCGACGGCCGACTGTGCGCATCTGCCATGAGATGGTAACAAGGGGTCCTGCCTGAAAGCCCAACTCCTGTCCTGGTACTGCTGGTTATTCTCAGAGAGCAAAGCCTGCTGAGGTGCAAGGTGGCTGACAGtgccaggaagcagaggtggaGAGGGGCAGCCTGCTTACCTGCAACCGGTTTGGCCTGGGGCACCCTCCTCTTCTTCAGGTCCTCATCCTCCGGGACATAGTTCCGCAGCCTAAGTTCCCTGCAAGGACAGAGAGAACAAGCAGAGACGAAGTCAGTGTGTGACAtggtctcattcattcattcatacaacTTGCATAGCCCATGACTTCCCAACTTTCCTCTGCGCTCTCTGGAGATGGCCTGGTGAGGAGGAAAAGCACAGAATGAAGCGTCATCAGTCAGGCCACTTGGCACTGTCCCCTGCCACTTAGCGGGACTGGCTGCCCTCCAGAGGCCCTGTCTACTCTGCTGGAGTATGGTTCTCTTCCAGAGTTGGGCCAAGGACGCCTAGGGAGCATTCACAGGGTGTCTCTCCTGGATCATCCCCATTTAACAGCTAAGGGGATTGGAGGTCAGAGAGACCATACCCTTTTCACAGGATCACACAGCAATGGGTGCACATCTGAGCTCAAGGCAAGGTATGCCTCCCAGCCAGGGCTAAAGCTCCTGGACTGAGTGATTCCTAAAAGACAAGGCCAGTGGTCACCCACAAGTTCCCCAAGTCTGGTCCCTCTTCAGAGCCTTCCTGCCCTGGGGCTCATGCCACGGAGTACGCCTCAACTACTTAGAGAAAAATCTGGGTGTGCTGGGCCAGGGGCAAGTGGCAGTGAGTGAGGAGTGACGTGTGGACAGACAAGCAGGTGCTGGTGGGCTCCAGAGGGGCGCAGCTGCCTACAAGCCGTGGGAACATGGAGGGGAGGCACTCCAGGAGGTGGCAGCGCCTAGGCCTGCAGATGACGTGGACAGGGTCAAGGCACAAAGCACACGAGAGGCTGACTCGGCTCCAAGACTGCTGAGAGTGGCCCGTGAGGGCTGGGAAAACAGGCATGACCGTGTGCAAAGCTGGGAAGGCCACAGTCCACCAGGACAGCAGTGAGAAatgcacagcccccaaggcctcCATGAAGACAGAGGAGCCACAGGGGACCAGAATCGCCCGGGGGGAGCTGTGGCTAGttactatgtttttattttcttcttgcctCAGTCTTTTCAGGCAGGGGTGGCTGAACCAAGAACTCACTGGGGTCCTCTCTGGCTCAGGGGCTCATCAAATCTTGGACCCCCCCACACAGAAGCAGGCTCCCAGGAAGAGGTGTCCCTGGTAACTCCACAGGGCAGCAGGACGAGAGGTCCTGGGGGGCTGCTGGGTCTAAGAAAGGCAAGGCAGAGGCAGTGGGACAGACCCCTAGCCCCAGGGGATGCAAGAGTGGCCC is a genomic window of Macaca mulatta isolate MMU2019108-1 chromosome 2, T2T-MMU8v2.0, whole genome shotgun sequence containing:
- the CCDC12 gene encoding coiled-coil domain-containing protein 12 isoform X1 encodes the protein MQDERKGGASAGKMEATTAGVGRLEEEALRRKERLKALREKTGRKDKEDGEPRTKHLREEEEEGEKHRELRLRNYVPEDEDLKKRRVPQAKPVAGKQAAPLHLCFLALSATLHLSRLCSLRITSSTRTGVGLSGRTPCYHLMADAHSRPSVAAEAVGALQRPLVPSQSCSHPPETEASPGSEWGLKKATSSQRTRGLRSGRGHGALGQQGR